A window of Bombus huntii isolate Logan2020A chromosome 12, iyBomHunt1.1, whole genome shotgun sequence genomic DNA:
ACGACTTCGAAATTTCGACACGATTAgtctgaaattaaaattcttttttaaagcAGCATAGTACGATCGAAGAAGGGTTCGAGCTTTTTCAAGTAACAACGACGTATACTAGTGGCCAGACGTGATAGGAGTcgatatgaaaattaatttccattttaacTGATTGCAGAATGGGAATTCACGAGttttataaaaacaatatcGGTCATGAAGTGCACGATTTAATTAGATACAGCCCATCCGCGATATGTTGACAGcgattgtaaaaaattaaaatgtattaaaCAGACATTAAAGATACTATCAGTATTCTTTTACTTTCCTAAAAGGAGACGGCGTGTATCATTTTTATCATGAACGCTTCGATTCTCTAGAATATGACTGGTACCTTAAACCAATCGCAATCATCATAAAAATCCTCTTCTCCCCCCCAAAAAAACAAAAAGCTTCCGGTTACACTGCATGAAGCGCAAAAAAGAGGTGCTAGTACTCGATTGGGGACGCCATGGCCACAAAACACGGGTATGTACGAGGGGGGACGAGCGCGAGGGTAGCGAATAAATAGCAAAAAAGTTGGTCCTCTCGGTGCACCGCGAAAAGAGGGGTCGACTGCGCGGGTTGCTGGCCCTCGCATTGGTTTTTATTCGATGTTTGTTATACACTGAGAAGACATAAGAGTAGGCAGGCTACCGGTAACCGTAGTCAGACCGCCTACCTACAAGCCAGAGCAATAAAATGGATTTATCGATGCCACAAAATGGCGGCTCCTTGCCCGCTCTCCGTCGTGCTCGTACTTCATTTTGCCGATATTAAATGCTGTAAATTCAGGTCGCCGCCACTTTCACTATCTCTTTCTCCCTTGCCCACGAccctttcctctttttctcattttcgtttcattcgtAGCTTCTCCCCTCCTCGGCGTTGAAAAAACTGGGAAAAAGAGCGCGAGCAACGAACGTGGGTGggttagaaaaaaaattcggCAAAACTTTACCCACGCTTAATCCGCGCTCCCCCGCTCGATGTAAATTCAATCTCGGTCGGAAGGTGCCAGACTGAACCAAGAAATGAGGGAAGTTCCGCTTGGTCAATGCTTTAAGGTTCACGGACGGAGCAGCAGCAAAAGGATAAGAATGGATGTCAGTAGAATCGCGTGATTGAACTTCTTCAACTCCCCTGGAAGGGTAGTTGTATTTGTAGAATATAGATTTATGAGTTGAAAATATTGTTTACCTGGGAGGGATTGAACCAACGTGAAAGACGAGAGTATAAGTTTCACCAAGGCTGTTGGATGGTCTGTAGATGTCTCGAGTTATAAACTATCACGGTAACTCTGTTGCGATATTGGCTAGCTGGAAGTATGTTTAGTGTCCATAAGGGAAGCGTAGAGTCGAGCGTCTGACAGGCAACTTCAACTTCCACTTTCAAGTAGTTTATACCGCCTTAGAACTGTTCTTTCTCCACTATCCTCACTTCTTTACATATACGTGTATTTCTTATTTCAACATTAACCtgaaacaaaaacaaaagtaGTTAGTATCAAATGTACGTATGTCATTAATCTACTTGAAAAATTGACTAATCAAAGTAATGAGTTCGCTAgcgaattcaaaaaattcgtGTCTCTTCATTTCCTTTCCAACAATCTCACAATGCTTCAGTAGCCACGAAACCAGCATTCCCGCTAGCACAATGATGTTCCAGTTTTccctcttttcctttcttcctttttttccacCGTCTGAAACGAGATGCGCGAaaagatgaagaaaaaaagcGGATCCGCGGATCTTTCATTGCCGGCGAAGGCTGTTCGCTACTTTCCTCTTTGGCTGGTTCACATATCATAACTCATCCGGAGCAGTCCGATATTAGAAAGGTGACACATCGTCGTGTATTGTCAACCGTCATTGAAAAGAAGCTTCAGAAGGGGAGAAGAAGTCGAGTCTTTTGAAACCAGACACGGGAAGACCTCCAGTGTAACGCGTGCGATATATTATTCGAGCGTGTAACGCGACGAAACCGAGCAGTCGCCCCGGCGTAAAGATGCATTAATCCCCTGACAGCCGCGTGCCTCATGGAAATGCTTCCAGCAGAAACGCGAAAACACGCGGTCCGCACGAAATTTATTTTGCCAGTCTGCCCCGACTCATTTTTTATTCGACGCGACCGCGTTGAAATTGACCCGACTTCcagaaaaaatattaacattCCCTCCCTGTAAGAAGAAGAATGGTGTAATATCGTTAGAGTACAGTaatatttattgcaatattgtgaatattttatcaaaaattcgTCCCTCTTTCTGCTCCTTAAAATTGACTCCACTGGCTGAAAAATGTTAAGATCGTCATAAATTATCTTAacatcttttttcttcgaaaAATTCATCTTTCTGCTTCTTAAAATTGACCCGATTCGGCGGAAAATATTAACATTCCCATTTTTAAGCAGCAGAGTACCGTAATATCATCAGAGTAGAGTAATATTATCGTGACATCGTGAACTTCCTTCGAAGAATTCATTCTCCCTTCTCTCGTGAACAGACTGAAATTGACTTAGGATAAGaagaaataatgaaattggTTGCTTTAAGAGAAAGTCGGAGCTTGTAAGCTTGAGAGACAAGAATTCCAAGCGAGTCATCGTTAGGAAACGGAATACAACTTTATTTAAAGGTGGAAATGTGTATATCCAGTCGATAAAAGATAGTGGTTGTATAATCCCTGGTACGAGCTACATtacgatcaatatactggagtCCAAAATGTTATCAGCGAATGTCTGAAACAAACttattggaaatttacttgtaaATTGTTCATTGCTcacttttaataatttatacgcaTTTTTCAACGAAGCGTGCGTGGAAAACTTTGCAtacagaaatatttcattttctatttgGCTTCGAAGATAATGAATACGTAATTTAcgcattttattattaatcacAGTAATACACCATGTAGTATttcgaatattatattttttatagtaCAAATGATCTTCTCAACCACCACCTCCATCCAATTTTTGCACTCCACGTTCCTTACGATTAGAATAATGCGCAGTTCGTCGAAAACGAGCAGCTGCAAGTTGTCAAACAGCCAGTCATCTCGCAATAAGGGGTTGCGTCGTTATTGAGCTCGTAAACGAACGCTTTACGATCCTCCTCTTACGCAAAAATCCAATCGTATCCGTACGGTGGCGGTAGCAACACGTATGCCCGACATAAAACGCGACGAAAGCAGCGTATGAGCAGAAGGGTGAAATTTTGTTCCTTTTCATcacttctctctctctctctctctctctctctctctctctctcaaacCAACGCGAAAGCATGGCAACAGTAATAAATTTCGCGAGTGTACGTTTACGCCTCGGTGTGACGCGCGTTGCGTAGAGGCTGCTCTCAAATTTCGAGCCATCGAACCACCCTTCTTCAGATGCAAATTACGCAGAGGGGTTGCTCGTTTGTAACGCGAGCAGCTCGCTTTTTGGAACAACCATAGCTGTCGTGTCTTTATCGATGCATAGAAACTTCCCTCAGTCAGGAATATGGGACAATAATTCGAGCGTAGAATGGAAATCGATGCGGAACGTTCGCGGTTTCTCTGTTTCGTGGCCAGGACCTAGTTCAGTATGACATATACATGGATTCGAACTGTATCTGAACTTCAAACAATGAGATAGTTATACGATATTCGTATAAATAGTGCGTCTCTCTgtcctataaaaaaaaagattatttcGCTCACAGAAATTAAGAAGCTTCATTAAGTAATACTCAAAATCGTGTTGAATCCTTTTCTTTGGCGTCATTCGACGATCGCAGAAAGTTCGAATTTAGAACGACATGTTACATGCTCAAAGGTAAGTTCAGAGCGGACATGTCACTAGTGCCGAACACAACCCGCTGATAATTTTGATGCAACATGTTCTTCAATTGTTCCGCGTGATCTCGGTCTCTAGTCTCGCAGACCACTTTCACGTCCACGCTGAAGATGTCCGACATAATCCAAGCCCGCTCGTGCATGATGTCCTTTATCGAGACACCGATGCTGGCCAGCATTCTACAGAGCTCTGCGATTCCGCCCGGTCGATCGGACACAGTCACTGTAAACTTCAAAAGCCGGCCTTCCGCTGCTAGTCCACGCTCCAAACACCTACCTAGGATCGTTGTGTCGATATTTCCTCCGCATAGAAGCAACACCACTCTAGAAAAGAAAAGCAAAGTTATTGTTAGAATTATCGAATTTGCgagagattttttttttagtttaatCAATTATCTTTTTCACTGATAAATTGACAAGAAATGTTAAAGAATTATAgcttgaaattaattaaaggaAGGAAATCGAGGAGATACAGGAAACGCGACAGAAAGGTGGAAACGCTCTTGTTCTTGAATTAACTATGTGCAACATCAAACGACCTTTTGCCTTTCAGTTCTTCCAGCTGACCAGCCAAAATGGCGGCGAGGCCGGTCGCTCCAGCACCCTCGACGATACATTTCTCGTTCTCGACCAGCTTCAGGATCGCGATTGCTATCCACTCTTCCTTCACCACGACCAATTTGTCGATCAACGGATTCGCGGTGGCAAAAGCGTTGTATCCAACCTTAGGAACAGCAAGGCCATCGGCCAAAGTCGAATCTATACGAGTGTAGGTAGGTCGATCTGCCTTTCGGGCCTTATAGAAACTGGGACATCGTTCCGACTCAACGCCCTGGAACCCGACAGAAAAACGATATTGGTTTACATCGAAAATACGTTTCATACTCGTCGATGTGGAAAAAGAAGTGTTAAAAAGAGGATGAACGAGCTTGAACGTTCGTTTAATTCCCATGATAACTCACGATGATCTGTACATTTGGTTGGAGAGTTTTCACGGCCAGAGCTACCCCCGCGATCAAACCACCTCCTCCGATGGGAACGACCACTGCATCTATGTCGGGTACCTGCTCCACGATCTCAAGACCTAGAGTTCCTTGTCCTGCCATAATATCTGGGTGATCGTACctgaaataatataaacgaGGTGCTCTTTTGCATGGCCAGCTCTTGTAATAGAcgattttcttattttcaaaatttaacaaataaaaatctctGAATACATGTTAATCTcgcaaaataaattttttaatatcgtaaGAGAAAGATGTTAGACGTCGCTTTCgcgtaaaaaagaaacaagcaAAAGACATTTTCCATTCACTATAGATTCATCAATAACACGTGtcgaatattctttttattttacgttatCCGCGAATGAAACCAGCAGCAAACTGTTATCATCGCAAGTAGAATATGCCTTTACCCATTTATATACGTCAACCCATTCTCTTTCGCCTGTCCCAGTGCGATACGCTTTGCCTCACCCATATCCAGACCATCGACGATTACATTCGCACCGTATTGTCGACAAGCGGCGATCTTCATGATCGGTGCCACCACCGGCATCACTACGGTCACTGGTATATTAAGCTTGTACCCGTGATAAGAGAGAGCGAGTGCGTGATTTCCCAGCGAGGCCGAGATCACGCCGATCTTCTTCTGTTCCTCGGTCAGCATCACTAGAGCATA
This region includes:
- the LOC126872187 gene encoding L-threonine ammonia-lyase isoform X1 codes for the protein MRDLNRKSNGEDHSNGQDFDLIAESRNNDINSSTLYNNEDILDPYCVEENPQKITFEDITSAAFKIKCGIINTPCVKSRLSDAMGIDLYLKKDFLQTTGSFKERGARYALVMLTEEQKKIGVISASLGNHALALSYHGYKLNIPVTVVMPVVAPIMKIAACRQYGANVIVDGLDMGEAKRIALGQAKENGLTYINGYDHPDIMAGQGTLGLEIVEQVPDIDAVVVPIGGGGLIAGVALAVKTLQPNVQIIGVESERCPSFYKARKADRPTYTRIDSTLADGLAVPKVGYNAFATANPLIDKLVVVKEEWIAIAILKLVENEKCIVEGAGATGLAAILAGQLEELKGKRVVLLLCGGNIDTTILGRCLERGLAAEGRLLKFTVTVSDRPGGIAELCRMLASIGVSIKDIMHERAWIMSDIFSVDVKVVCETRDRDHAEQLKNMLHQNYQRVVFGTSDMSALNLPLSM
- the LOC126872187 gene encoding L-threonine ammonia-lyase isoform X2 — encoded protein: MNNEDILDPYCVEENPQKITFEDITSAAFKIKCGIINTPCVKSRLSDAMGIDLYLKKDFLQTTGSFKERGARYALVMLTEEQKKIGVISASLGNHALALSYHGYKLNIPVTVVMPVVAPIMKIAACRQYGANVIVDGLDMGEAKRIALGQAKENGLTYINGYDHPDIMAGQGTLGLEIVEQVPDIDAVVVPIGGGGLIAGVALAVKTLQPNVQIIGVESERCPSFYKARKADRPTYTRIDSTLADGLAVPKVGYNAFATANPLIDKLVVVKEEWIAIAILKLVENEKCIVEGAGATGLAAILAGQLEELKGKRVVLLLCGGNIDTTILGRCLERGLAAEGRLLKFTVTVSDRPGGIAELCRMLASIGVSIKDIMHERAWIMSDIFSVDVKVVCETRDRDHAEQLKNMLHQNYQRVVFGTSDMSALNLPLSM